Proteins from a genomic interval of Medicago truncatula cultivar Jemalong A17 chromosome 3, MtrunA17r5.0-ANR, whole genome shotgun sequence:
- the LOC25490475 gene encoding dolichol-phosphate mannose synthase subunit 3, translating into MKHIVKILSLVIAITALWVGLLQTSIIPQSHTWLLPIYFVVSLGCYGLLMVGVGLMNFPTCPQEALLLQKDIVEAKEYLKQRGVDVSTS; encoded by the exons ATGAAGCATATTGTAAAGATATTGTCGCTGGTAATTGCCATCACTGCTTTATGGGTTGGCCTTCTACAAACTTCTATCATTCCTCAAAGTCATACTTGGTTG CTACCAATCTATTTTGTCGTGTCTTTAGGATGTTACGGTCTATTAATGGTTGGAGTTGGTCTGATGAATTTTCCTACTTGTCCTCAAGAAGCCCTGTTATTGCAAAAG GATATTGTTGAGGCCAAGGAATATTTGAAGCAAAGGGGAGTTGATGTTAGTACTAGCTGA